A single region of the Hylaeus volcanicus isolate JK05 chromosome 5, UHH_iyHylVolc1.0_haploid, whole genome shotgun sequence genome encodes:
- the LOC128877586 gene encoding amyloid beta A4 precursor protein-binding family B member 1-interacting protein isoform X4, whose amino-acid sequence MPIRNRGETDWRRSTSLPWDSRMLGCFGSNESILGYVTAKDSQDVDLDAILGELCALERRCDGDIAATPAPDSQRQGRPNSTRITAGDNTDIGKNEGAMRTDSPDNDSAFSDTVSMLSSESSASSSGSGHKPPQTAMHTATQQQSHQLMDAASRVKAEKIRLALEKMREASVQKLFIKAFTLDGSGKSLLVDEGMSVAHVSRLLADKNHVPMDPKWAVVEHLPDLFMERVYEDHELLVENLLLWTRDSKNKLLFVERPDKTQLFFTPERYLLGPSDRSSGEYDDHSRNILLEEFFSSSNVGVPEVEGPLYLKSDGKKGWKRYHFILRASGLYYWPKEKARTARDLVCLATFDVNQIYYGVGWKKKYKAPTDFCFAVKHPRLQQPKSTKYIKFLCAEDNASLERWMVGIRIAKYGRQLMENYRTLVDELAQEDLDMLAHARSCSVSSIAVPPQSQAHYNTSNDNARQFAENSRHNVETANARQYDSQRQSYNPEQRQSYNNDGRLSRASSSSSSGCLSDGAPSSCEVAFECGEFPTGTIKRKPSMNPKLPLTSITRQLKEVGETVRDEPDCPSPTSSGSGTLTRRHSRRRSGTDSDGSGTLKRHHRSGNATPVSPVPPGTPVRERASPMGYNRTEPQESKTPTSPIPTCMMDSITSLPPPPSPSRVAEEAESDSEPLPPPPPEMFRSNLSLDSLPPPPAPGEIPVCNTPELSGSSLSLASLPPPPSPLVGETGTIRRARPKQSTPTNSITPENTPTHTPSRQPANQQMYSSNSLQNNSTIQNNQNYNANVQNAHHANNTANSVSSPHSSYPGSNASTPTYAPSSPGFASPPPFIPPPAYGSQQQHTTSQSLTRQNSKGEPVYGSHQTVHQHNTIQPIRPNPNMDTVRRSAMKQTSSHYAAPPYLAELKAASSPQPQRRVTIQEPPTSPKSKTGTGKKITFNLPPQQEPGSPALPQRKPMPPRRSDSTRLTSPKKLAASDQAPPGDFLKDLQRVMRKKWQVAQKCKLDSTTTPHEVLGFRDPPPAVADYRETNVSNWVQEHYGADNLYENVYATDPHAPVEYASSPARQSTVRFADENRSINIVNAIASKRRPPPPPPKRAETTHLTTTRAMH is encoded by the exons ATTCCCAAGATGTCGATCTCGACGCCATCCTCGGCGAGCTGTGCGCCCTGGAGCGTCGCTGTGACGGCGACATCGCCGCCACGCCAGCTCCGGATTCTCAGAGACAGGGCCGACCGAACAGCACCAGGATCACAGCTGGCGACAATACCGATATCGGCAAGAACGAAGGAG CTATGCGCACCGATAGTCCTGACAATGATAGCGCATTTTCGGACACGGTGTCGATGTTGTCCAGCGAGAGTTCCGCGAGCAGCAGCGGCTCTGGGCACAAACCACCCCAGACCGCCATGCACACAGCCACACAGCAACAATCTCACCAACTCATGG ACGCTGCGAGCAGAGTCAAGGCGGAGAAGATCCGATTGGCGCTGGAGAAAATGCGCGAGGCAAGCGTTCAGAAGCTCTTCATCAAAGCCTTCACATTGGACGGTAGCGGGAAAAGTTTACTCGTGGACGAGGGAATGAGCGTGGCCCACGTGAGTAGGCTCCTCGCCGACAAGAACCACGTGCCAATGGATCCCAAGTGGGCAGTCGTCGAGCATCTGCCCGATCTCTTCATGG aaaggGTATACGAGGATCACGAGCTGCTGGTGGAGAATCTCTTATTATGGACGAGGGACTCGAAGAACAAACTGCTCTTCGTCGAGAGGCCCGACAAAACACAGCTGTTTTTCACCCCGGAGAGGTACCTTCTGGGCCCGTCCGATAGGTCTAGCGGTGAATACGATGATCATTCGCGTAATATACTCCTGGAGGAATTCTTCTCCAGCAGTAACGTCGGTGTGCCCGAG GTCGAGGGACCACTGTACTTGAAGTCGGACGGCAAGAAGGGTTGGAAAAGGTACCACTTCATCCTACGAGCATCCGGACTCTACTATTGGCCAAAAGAAAAGGCCCGCACCGCGCGTGACCTGGTCTGTCTGGCGACCTTCGACGTGAACCAAATCTACTACGGAGTCGGCTGGAAGAAGAAGTACAAAGCGCCCACGGATTTCTGCTTCGCCGTGAAGCACCCCAGACTGCAGCAACCGAAATCCACCAAGTACATAAAGTTTCTCTGCGCGGAGGACAACGCGTCCTTGGAACGATGGATGGTTGGAATCAGGATAGCCAAGTATGGCAGACAGCTGATGGAGAATTACAGAACCCTCGTCGACGAACTGGCACAGGAGGATCTCGACATGCTGGCGCACGCCAGATCCTGTTCCGTTAGCTCGATCGCCGTCCCGCCTCAAAGTCAAGCTCACTATAACACGAGCAATGACAATGCACGACAGTTCGCGGAGAATTCGAGACACAACGTGGAAACTGCTAACGCTAGGCAGTACGACAGTCAGAGACAGAGCTACAATCCGGAGCAACGGCAGAGTTACAATAACGATGGAAGGCTGAGCAGAGCCAGCAGCTCGAGTTCGAGTGGGTGTCTGTCGGACGGAGCACCCAGTAGTTGCGAG GTGGCTTTCGAGTGTGGCGAATTTCCAACGGGAACGATAAAGAGAAAACCCTCGATGAACCCAAAACTCCCCCTTACATCCATCACCAGACAGTTGAAGGAGGTGGGCGAGACTGTTCGAGACGAGCCAGACTGCCCCAGTCCTACAAGTTCCGGATCGGGCACGTTGACCAGAAGGCACAGTCGAAGACGGAGTGGCACCGACTCGGACGGTTCTGGAACACTGAAAAGACATCATCGATCAGGGAATGCGACTCCGGTTAGCCCTGTGCCTCCGGGTACACCAGTTAGAGAAAGGGCAAGTCCTATGGGGTATAACAGAACAGAGCCTCAGGAGTCGAAGACGCCAACGAGCCCCATACCGACATGTATG ATGGATTCGATTACGTCGTTACCGCCGCCACCGTCACCGTCAAGAGTTGCCGAAGAGGCAGAATCCGATAGCGAGCCGCTTCCTCCTCCCCCACCAGAGATGTTCCGATCGAACCTCTCTCTGGATTCACTGCCACCTCCTCCAGCACCTGGTGAGATCCCAGTGTGCAACACTCCGGAGCTTTCCGGATCGTCGTTGAGCTTAGCATCACTCCCGCCACCTCCCAGTCCCCTAGTAGGCGAAACAGGAACGATTCGTCGCGCAAGGCCGAAACAGTCTACGCCCACGAACTCCATAACCCCCGAGAACACACCTACCCATACCCCATCGAGACAGCCGGCTAATCAGCAGATGTACTCGAGTAACTCGCTGCAAAACAATTCGACGATTCAGAACAACCAGAATTACAACGCCAACGTGCAAAACGCTCACCACGCGAACAACACCGCGAACTCGGTGTCCTCTCCCCACAGTTCTTATCCAGGTTCCAACGCGAGCACGCCAACCTACGCTCCCAGTTCGCCAGGCTTCGCTTCTCCTCCGCCATTCATTCCTCCGCCAGCTTACGGATCCCAACAACAGCACACCACTTCCCAGAGTCTCACCAGACAGAACTCTAAAGGCGAACCTGTATACGGAAGCCACCAGACCGTGCACCAACACAACACGATTCAGCCGATCAGGCCGAACCCGAACATGGACACGGTACGACGTAGCGCCATGAAGCAAACCTCGAGCCATTACGCTGCTCCTCCCTACCTGGCGGAGTTGAAAGCTGCCTCAAGTCCACAGCCCCAGCGCAGGGTGACCATCCAGGAACCGCCTACGTCGCCCAAATCCAAGACTGGCACCGGCAAGAAGATCACGTTCAATCTTCCCCCGCAACAGGAGCCAGGTAGTCCTGCCCTGCCTCAGAGGAAACCGATGCCACCGAGGAGATCCGATAGCACGAGGCTCACATCACCGAAAAAGCTCGCCGCCTCCGATCAGGCACCCCCTGGTGATTTCCTCAAGGATCTGCAGCGAGTGATGAGGAAAAAGTGGCAGGTGGCACAGAAATGCAAACTAGACTCGACGACCACTCCCCACGAGGTTCTCGGTTTTCGCGATCCACCTCCAGCCGTAGCGGATTACAGAGAAACGAACGTGTCGAATTGGGTCCAAGAGCACTACGGAGCCGACAATCTCTACGAGAACGTGTACGCGACGGATCCTCACGCGCCCGTGGAATACGCCTCCAGTCCCGCCAGGCAATCCACTGTCAGATTCGCCGACGAGAATCGCAGTATCAATATAGTAAACGCCATCGCCAGCAAACGAAGACCACCGCCACCGCCTCCGAAGAGGGCAGAGACCACGCATCTGACCACCACCAGAGCGATGCACTGA